A portion of the Armatimonadota bacterium genome contains these proteins:
- the purF gene encoding amidophosphoribosyltransferase, whose translation GNLLNAAELRSQLQDDGVHFRGTNDSEVIARLIAHQREATIEEAVAKAMPLIVGAYALSILTRHCVMGIRDAHGVRPLCLGRINNSGWVLASETCALTVVGATLECEVQPGEIVIIDNDGVRHRQVLDQPRPSLCSFEFIYLARPDSVMYGQSLHLARRRMGHELAREHPVPNGDIVIPIPDTAIAAAIGYAEASHIPYGEGVIKCRYIHRTFIQPDQRMREMGVRMKLTPLPEVLNGKSVVMVDDSIVRGTTTGSIVKLLREAGAKEVHVRISSPPVRYPCFFGIDMASQSELIAANKSVEEIRQHIGADSLGYLSPDALVTACGVAGGHFCRACFTGRYPIQIPEGVRLSKFAFENGGDQIEEGSDDSLG comes from the coding sequence CGGCAACCTCCTCAACGCCGCCGAGTTGCGATCCCAGCTCCAGGACGATGGCGTCCATTTCCGCGGAACCAACGATTCCGAGGTCATCGCCCGCCTCATCGCCCACCAGCGCGAGGCCACCATCGAGGAAGCCGTCGCCAAGGCCATGCCCCTCATCGTCGGCGCCTACGCCCTCTCCATCCTCACCCGCCACTGCGTCATGGGCATCCGCGATGCCCATGGCGTCCGCCCCCTCTGCCTCGGCCGCATCAACAATTCCGGCTGGGTCCTCGCCTCCGAAACGTGCGCCCTCACCGTCGTCGGCGCCACCCTGGAGTGCGAGGTCCAGCCCGGCGAAATCGTCATCATCGACAACGATGGTGTCCGCCACCGCCAGGTATTGGATCAGCCGCGCCCCAGCCTCTGCAGCTTCGAGTTCATCTACCTCGCGCGCCCCGATAGCGTCATGTACGGCCAGAGCCTCCACCTCGCCCGCCGCCGCATGGGCCACGAGCTCGCCCGCGAGCACCCCGTCCCCAACGGCGATATCGTCATCCCCATCCCCGATACCGCCATAGCCGCCGCCATAGGCTACGCCGAGGCCAGCCACATCCCCTACGGCGAAGGCGTCATAAAGTGCCGCTACATCCACCGAACGTTCATCCAGCCCGACCAGCGGATGCGCGAAATGGGTGTCCGCATGAAACTCACCCCACTCCCGGAGGTCCTGAACGGCAAATCGGTAGTCATGGTGGACGACAGCATAGTGAGGGGCACCACCACCGGCAGCATCGTCAAACTCCTGAGAGAAGCCGGCGCCAAAGAAGTCCACGTAAGAATCTCCAGCCCGCCTGTCAGGTACCCCTGCTTCTTCGGAATTGATATGGCCTCGCAATCAGAGTTAATAGCTGCAAATAAGAGTGTCGAGGAGATCAGGCAGCATATCGGTGCGGACAGCCTGGGCTACCTGAGCCCGGACGCTTTGGTTACCGCCTGCGGGGTTGCCGGCGGGCATTTCTGCCGCGCCTGTTTTACGGGGCGTTACCCGATCCAGATACCCGAGGGAGTGCGCCTGAGCAAGTTCGCCTTTGAGAATGGCGGCGACCAGATCGAGGAGGGTTCGGACGATAGCCTCGGCTGA
- a CDS encoding YceI family protein — MRHGIRFAVLTGALAIGLGIAANWRGATTYAQTPVANTLQTTGTWTVDPMHTSVNFVIRHFGISLVHGRFDDFAGTIVANAEQPEKSSVKFTIQAASVDTNVKMRDDDLRSANYFDVAKFPTITFESTAVKKGKGGQFVAVGNLTIHGVTKEVSLPFRPVGPVKDTFGGTRAGLVTAIKLNRLDYGVGGVKLMDNGSLDIGKEVDVDISLEAVPAKPAATS; from the coding sequence ATGAGACACGGAATTCGATTTGCTGTATTGACAGGCGCCCTTGCGATTGGCCTTGGGATTGCCGCCAATTGGCGCGGTGCGACGACCTATGCGCAGACGCCGGTAGCGAACACCCTGCAAACAACGGGAACCTGGACGGTAGACCCGATGCACACCAGCGTCAACTTCGTGATACGCCACTTTGGGATCAGCCTGGTCCACGGCAGGTTCGATGATTTCGCCGGTACCATCGTAGCGAACGCCGAGCAGCCGGAGAAGTCCTCGGTGAAGTTCACGATTCAGGCCGCCAGTGTCGATACCAACGTGAAAATGCGGGATGACGACCTGCGCAGCGCTAACTACTTTGACGTCGCCAAGTTCCCCACGATCACGTTCGAAAGCACGGCTGTCAAGAAGGGAAAGGGCGGCCAGTTCGTGGCGGTGGGAAACCTGACGATTCACGGGGTGACCAAGGAGGTCTCGCTTCCGTTCCGCCCGGTTGGCCCTGTGAAGGACACATTTGGCGGGACACGCGCGGGGCTCGTGACCGCGATCAAGCTGAACCGCCTGGACTATGGCGTTGGCGGCGTCAAACTGATGGACAACGGGAGCCTGGATATCGGCAAGGAAGTTGACGTTGACATCAGCCTCGAGGCTGTGCCGGCCAAGCCCGCTGCAACTTCGTAG
- a CDS encoding DoxX family protein has translation MAAGIEESVDRSAVDWALLVARVVVGVIFMAHGSQLMFGAFNGPGLAGFVKMMGPIGYLVAIGQFFGGLGLVVGFLSRFSAASLIVIMIGAIVKVHLPNGFFLGPKPGYEYNLALIGLLAPILIAGPGAFTIGRLLPLPRIGQTKRPIGILE, from the coding sequence ATGGCCGCAGGGATAGAGGAGAGCGTCGATCGCTCCGCGGTGGACTGGGCTTTGCTGGTTGCGAGGGTCGTGGTCGGCGTGATATTCATGGCCCATGGGTCGCAGTTGATGTTCGGAGCGTTCAACGGACCGGGATTAGCCGGTTTCGTGAAAATGATGGGGCCTATCGGCTATCTGGTAGCCATCGGCCAGTTCTTCGGGGGCTTGGGGCTGGTGGTCGGGTTCCTGTCGCGGTTCTCGGCGGCATCCCTGATCGTGATCATGATCGGAGCTATCGTGAAGGTCCATTTGCCCAACGGTTTCTTCCTCGGGCCAAAGCCCGGCTACGAATATAACCTCGCGCTGATTGGGCTGTTGGCCCCCATCCTGATCGCCGGACCCGGGGCGTTCACAATCGGCCGGCTGCTGCCATTGCCTCGAATCGGGCAAACGAAACGCCCCATCGGCATTCTGGAATAA
- the purM gene encoding phosphoribosylformylglycinamidine cyclo-ligase yields MSITYKDSGVNIAAADAAKKRMKALVDQTRTPGVIGGIGAFGGLFKAAFHEMSEPVLVASADGVGTKLKIAFAAGRHNTVGMDLVHHCANDILVQGARSLFFLDYIALGHLVEDTVVSIVEGLSKGCQDAGCALLGGETAEMPDFYARSEYDLAGFIVGVVDKGRILDGSAVKPGDVLLGLASDGLHTNGYSLARKALFSAAGYQIDTVLDGVGETLADALLRPHRCYAGSILPLVGEGMIHGMAHITGGGLVDNIPRSLPEGVGVSIDRHAWEVPSIFEAIRSAGDVPDAEMYRAFNMGVGMVLMVAPDAAGHVASQLAAAGETVFTIGDAKEGPRHVQIEGV; encoded by the coding sequence ATGAGCATCACGTACAAAGACTCGGGAGTGAACATCGCGGCCGCAGACGCAGCCAAGAAGCGCATGAAAGCACTGGTGGACCAAACGCGCACACCGGGAGTTATCGGTGGCATCGGGGCGTTCGGAGGTTTGTTCAAGGCGGCCTTCCACGAAATGAGCGAACCGGTCCTCGTAGCCAGCGCGGACGGCGTGGGGACGAAACTCAAAATCGCGTTCGCCGCGGGCCGGCACAACACGGTCGGCATGGACCTTGTCCACCACTGCGCCAACGACATCCTCGTTCAGGGCGCCCGCTCGCTGTTTTTCCTCGACTACATTGCGCTGGGACACCTGGTTGAAGATACGGTCGTATCGATCGTGGAGGGCCTGTCAAAGGGCTGCCAGGATGCCGGGTGCGCTCTGCTGGGCGGCGAGACCGCGGAAATGCCGGACTTTTACGCGCGGAGCGAGTACGATCTGGCCGGGTTCATCGTGGGCGTTGTGGACAAGGGTCGCATCTTGGACGGATCGGCCGTAAAGCCGGGCGACGTCCTGTTAGGGCTGGCATCGGACGGCCTGCATACCAACGGCTATTCCCTCGCTCGAAAGGCGCTCTTCTCGGCTGCGGGGTATCAGATCGACACGGTTCTGGACGGGGTCGGCGAGACGCTGGCGGATGCGCTTCTGAGACCCCATCGTTGTTACGCTGGAAGCATCCTGCCGTTGGTCGGTGAAGGCATGATCCATGGAATGGCGCACATCACCGGTGGCGGCCTGGTGGACAATATACCACGCTCCCTGCCCGAAGGCGTTGGTGTTTCAATAGACCGGCACGCGTGGGAGGTCCCGAGCATTTTCGAGGCGATCCGCTCGGCCGGCGACGTTCCGGACGCGGAAATGTATCGCGCATTCAACATGGGCGTCGGCATGGTGCTGATGGTCGCTCCGGACGCCGCGGGCCACGTCGCCAGCCAACTGGCTGCGGCCGGAGAGACGGTGTTCACTATCGGCGATGCCAAGGAAGGCCCGCGCCACGTGCAAATCGAAGGAGTGTAG
- the purN gene encoding phosphoribosylglycinamide formyltransferase gives MNIAILVSGHGRGTNAEAIMQAAAKADCPFRVCAVVSAAPGHGALERATRYGVPAIVVDAAGCVDRSEFESRVLAVLDEHTTEAIALAGFMRKLSGDFTSRYSNRILNVHPGLLPSFGGRGMYGRHVHEAVLAYGAKVSGCTVHFADDQYDHGPIVLQKTVAVLDDDAPETLAARILPNEHKAYVEALTLLASGRLAVIGRRVRQVPPGVFVVMGEWGRPVAPDDAGLLQCAFAIRKEVFCVEQHVPEDLELDEYDAAAWHFLAFMDGVPVATARLLNKGGAAKIGRVAVLKAYRGRGLGVKVMEWAMHMAKDLKLQPMILDAQVPVIPFYERLGFVAEGPVFDDAGIPHRRMTKPTGS, from the coding sequence ATGAATATTGCCATCCTTGTTTCCGGTCACGGGCGCGGCACAAACGCCGAGGCTATCATGCAGGCGGCCGCGAAGGCCGACTGCCCATTCCGCGTGTGCGCTGTCGTAAGCGCCGCGCCGGGACACGGCGCTCTGGAGCGCGCAACGCGGTACGGAGTGCCGGCAATCGTGGTCGATGCCGCCGGATGCGTGGATCGTTCCGAGTTCGAATCGCGCGTGCTTGCCGTCCTGGATGAACACACGACCGAAGCCATTGCGCTTGCCGGCTTTATGCGCAAACTGAGCGGCGATTTCACCAGCCGCTACTCCAACCGCATACTGAACGTCCACCCCGGACTTCTGCCATCCTTTGGCGGCCGAGGGATGTATGGCCGGCACGTACATGAGGCTGTTCTCGCCTATGGAGCCAAGGTGTCGGGCTGCACGGTCCATTTCGCCGATGATCAGTACGACCACGGCCCGATCGTGCTCCAGAAGACCGTCGCGGTCCTGGACGACGACGCGCCGGAGACGCTGGCGGCGCGCATTCTGCCGAACGAGCACAAAGCATACGTAGAGGCTCTGACGCTGCTCGCGTCGGGCCGGCTCGCGGTGATCGGCCGTCGCGTGCGCCAGGTTCCGCCCGGTGTGTTCGTCGTGATGGGCGAGTGGGGACGGCCCGTGGCGCCGGATGATGCGGGCCTCCTGCAATGCGCCTTCGCCATCCGCAAGGAAGTCTTCTGCGTGGAGCAGCACGTGCCTGAGGACCTGGAACTGGACGAGTATGACGCCGCGGCGTGGCACTTCCTCGCATTCATGGACGGTGTTCCGGTCGCTACCGCGCGGCTACTGAACAAGGGCGGCGCCGCCAAGATCGGCCGCGTGGCGGTCCTCAAGGCATACCGCGGGCGCGGGCTGGGCGTGAAGGTGATGGAATGGGCCATGCATATGGCAAAAGATCTGAAACTGCAGCCAATGATTCTGGATGCACAGGTGCCCGTCATCCCGTTCTACGAGAGGCTCGGCTTCGTGGCTGAGGGCCCGGTCTTCGATGACGCCGGCATCCCCCATCGGCGGATGACGAAGCCAACGGGTTCGTGA
- a CDS encoding phosphatidate cytidylyltransferase, whose protein sequence is MMTRILTSLVGVPLILVLLFWPGGWPWFFFVAAVMAMAIYEFTKALWAKGIYVHWIALAFFGVLAITRAAPALMGLEGRIGLERPLMFVIGGSVFPEFAALFVMLLLAGDLLWKRRSPLKNVGATFLGMGWIALTLPFLVDIRRVGQSAANHTVLPDAVTPPLGAQEGAWLMFAVLLVIWAGDSGAYFVGKAIGRHKMAPGISPNKTWEGSVGGLAASWIVGMAMTWPLALNPLTCLLFGLVVGAVGQVGDLVESAIKREIGIKDFGDLLPGHGGVLDRFDSLIFAAPVAFFILYPGGVVRFLR, encoded by the coding sequence ATGATGACGCGCATCCTCACATCGCTGGTCGGCGTTCCGTTGATTCTAGTGCTTCTGTTCTGGCCGGGCGGTTGGCCATGGTTCTTCTTCGTGGCCGCCGTTATGGCGATGGCTATCTACGAGTTCACGAAAGCCCTTTGGGCCAAAGGCATATACGTGCACTGGATAGCGTTAGCGTTCTTTGGAGTGCTGGCGATTACCAGGGCCGCGCCGGCACTCATGGGCCTGGAAGGGCGAATCGGGTTGGAGCGCCCGCTGATGTTTGTGATCGGGGGCAGCGTGTTCCCTGAGTTCGCGGCCCTATTTGTTATGCTCCTGTTGGCGGGCGATCTCTTGTGGAAGCGGCGCTCTCCTCTGAAAAATGTTGGCGCCACCTTTCTCGGGATGGGTTGGATCGCTCTTACACTGCCGTTCCTGGTTGACATTCGCCGAGTCGGCCAATCAGCGGCAAACCATACGGTGCTGCCAGATGCCGTGACGCCGCCGTTGGGTGCGCAGGAGGGCGCCTGGTTGATGTTCGCTGTCCTTCTGGTCATTTGGGCAGGCGACAGCGGCGCCTATTTCGTCGGTAAGGCGATTGGCAGACACAAAATGGCGCCAGGCATCAGCCCCAACAAGACATGGGAAGGCTCAGTGGGCGGACTGGCAGCCTCCTGGATCGTTGGCATGGCGATGACCTGGCCGTTGGCGTTGAACCCCCTGACATGCCTTCTATTCGGTCTCGTCGTTGGCGCGGTCGGCCAGGTTGGCGACCTCGTTGAGAGCGCAATCAAACGCGAGATAGGTATCAAGGATTTCGGCGACCTGCTGCCGGGGCATGGCGGTGTGCTGGATCGTTTCGACAGTCTTATCTTCGCCGCGCCGGTTGCGTTCTTCATCCTCTACCCGGGCGGAGTCGTGCGTTTTTTGCGGTGA
- a CDS encoding metallophosphoesterase — MKGAAVDSNPPAVADISQHRVTRRRLLQGAAAALVAGAVSTPYTFHAHVTRRTIWLRDLPPGWDGITALHLSDFHRGPLVSALYMRGVFDHARRLPHDIAFFTGDFVSVSAGYIGEMCDWMRHWPAPLGSYAVLGNHDHYTDAARISAAVEAVGIPVLSNRSVSLSRNGSHLRLVGVDDPSTSKQDYGAAMRDVEKGAFRLMLAHSPDIVWHFGQGDIDLVLSGHTHGGQVCLPGGQALVCPTSLGVDYASGMFLWRGAKLFVNRGLGVTAFPLRAFCPPEIALLTLKRGTG; from the coding sequence TTGAAGGGGGCTGCCGTCGATTCGAATCCTCCCGCCGTCGCCGACATTTCGCAGCATCGGGTGACACGTCGCCGGTTGCTTCAGGGCGCCGCGGCGGCCCTCGTGGCTGGAGCTGTCAGCACGCCATACACCTTTCACGCGCATGTTACTCGCAGGACGATCTGGCTGCGCGATCTGCCGCCAGGTTGGGACGGCATTACCGCGCTGCACCTCAGCGATTTCCACCGCGGCCCACTGGTTTCGGCACTGTACATGAGAGGTGTGTTCGATCACGCGCGACGTTTGCCGCACGACATCGCCTTCTTTACAGGCGATTTTGTGAGCGTGAGCGCGGGATACATCGGCGAAATGTGCGACTGGATGCGCCACTGGCCCGCTCCATTGGGCAGCTATGCGGTTCTGGGCAATCACGACCACTACACGGACGCCGCAAGGATAAGCGCGGCGGTGGAAGCCGTCGGCATCCCGGTGCTGTCGAATCGTTCGGTATCGTTGAGCCGGAACGGATCTCACCTCAGGCTTGTGGGAGTAGACGACCCATCAACAAGCAAACAGGACTACGGGGCGGCAATGCGCGATGTGGAGAAGGGCGCGTTCCGCCTGATGCTGGCCCATTCGCCTGATATCGTCTGGCATTTCGGACAAGGCGACATAGACCTTGTTCTGAGCGGTCACACGCACGGAGGACAGGTGTGCCTGCCCGGTGGGCAGGCGCTGGTATGCCCTACGAGCCTCGGTGTGGACTATGCGAGCGGCATGTTCCTGTGGCGTGGCGCTAAGCTGTTCGTGAACCGGGGCCTGGGAGTCACCGCCTTCCCGCTGCGCGCGTTCTGCCCGCCGGAAATCGCACTGCTGACATTGAAACGGGGAACAGGTTAG
- a CDS encoding potassium channel protein, with product MHWAPLRQVRVALVVLLILVIVGTVGYSLLWNVSLLDGLYMTVITLTTVGYRELRPPSPEVKVFTIGLIVVGVATITWAVRAAAEMAVSVQFREYFGKRQLEQTIAKLVDHTIICGFGRMGGQIAADLARSGKAFVVIDPNPDVLERLKGSGYPYIALDASNEATLKAAGIERAANLVSVAPTDADNIFIVLTARDLNPKLFIVARSTRIENEDKVRRAGADRVVSPYVMGGRRMSAAILHPHSVDFLEVLTGSEYSEMELAGVEVARESSLSGRPLGEAELEKNYGVTVVAMKRDGIFGMAPDRDVILLPGDVLMIIGPSAQVEALRDL from the coding sequence ATGCACTGGGCCCCTCTCAGGCAAGTCCGCGTGGCGCTGGTCGTCCTGCTGATCCTCGTCATTGTCGGGACCGTTGGCTACTCTCTACTGTGGAACGTGAGCCTGCTGGACGGCCTGTATATGACCGTCATCACCCTCACAACGGTCGGTTACCGCGAACTGCGGCCTCCAAGCCCGGAGGTGAAGGTGTTCACCATCGGCCTGATCGTGGTGGGCGTAGCCACGATTACGTGGGCTGTACGCGCGGCCGCCGAGATGGCGGTGAGCGTACAATTCCGCGAGTATTTTGGGAAGAGGCAATTGGAACAGACCATCGCTAAACTGGTGGACCACACGATTATATGTGGTTTCGGCCGCATGGGCGGGCAGATCGCTGCGGATCTTGCGCGATCGGGAAAAGCGTTTGTGGTCATCGATCCCAACCCCGACGTTCTCGAACGTCTCAAGGGGTCCGGCTACCCCTACATCGCGCTTGATGCCAGCAACGAGGCCACTCTGAAGGCGGCCGGCATTGAGCGCGCAGCCAACCTCGTGTCCGTTGCGCCCACCGACGCAGACAACATCTTCATCGTGCTGACCGCGCGCGACCTCAATCCAAAGCTGTTCATCGTCGCCCGCAGCACGCGTATCGAAAACGAGGACAAGGTGCGCCGCGCGGGCGCCGACCGCGTGGTATCGCCCTATGTGATGGGTGGCCGCCGGATGTCCGCCGCCATCCTCCACCCGCACAGCGTCGATTTCCTGGAAGTGTTAACCGGCAGTGAGTATTCCGAAATGGAGCTTGCGGGAGTGGAGGTCGCCAGGGAATCCTCCCTTTCGGGACGCCCATTGGGCGAAGCGGAACTCGAGAAGAACTACGGCGTGACCGTGGTCGCCATGAAGCGCGACGGAATTTTCGGAATGGCCCCGGATCGCGATGTGATCCTGCTGCCGGGTGACGTGCTGATGATCATCGGCCCGAGCGCCCAGGTCGAGGCGCTCAGAGACCTGTGA
- a CDS encoding ABC transporter ATP-binding protein: MSYTVIVAKGLGKRFRLQHEGAGSLKTLALRGRRRHTEALWALRDVSFDISTGETVGVVGHNGSGKSTLLGLLARVYRPTQGAVSVSGRIAPLLELGAGFHEDLTGMENITLHGSILGLSNRRMAELAPAIVEFSELESFIDTPLRTYSAGMVMRLGFSIAVHCDPDVLLVDEVLAVGDESFQRKCYQRIAEFQAAGKTIVFVSHDLEAVERVAGRAIWMKSGRLALDGAARDVVAAYRESEA; encoded by the coding sequence ATGAGTTACACCGTCATCGTAGCGAAGGGCCTCGGCAAACGGTTTCGCCTCCAGCATGAAGGCGCCGGGAGTCTGAAGACGCTGGCTCTGAGGGGGCGCAGACGCCACACCGAAGCGCTTTGGGCCCTGCGGGATGTCTCTTTCGACATATCGACCGGCGAGACTGTTGGCGTGGTTGGCCACAACGGAAGCGGGAAATCCACGCTCCTTGGCCTCTTGGCCCGCGTCTATCGCCCAACGCAGGGCGCCGTGAGTGTCAGCGGCCGAATCGCGCCGCTACTGGAACTAGGCGCGGGTTTCCACGAAGACTTGACCGGTATGGAGAACATCACGCTTCACGGCAGCATCCTCGGCCTCAGCAACCGGCGGATGGCGGAGTTGGCGCCGGCCATCGTGGAGTTTTCAGAGCTGGAATCGTTCATCGACACCCCCTTGCGAACCTACTCAGCGGGCATGGTGATGCGGCTGGGATTCAGCATTGCGGTCCACTGCGATCCTGATGTCCTGCTGGTTGACGAGGTCCTGGCGGTCGGTGACGAGTCGTTTCAGCGCAAATGCTATCAGCGGATCGCGGAGTTTCAGGCGGCCGGCAAGACGATCGTATTCGTGAGCCACGACCTGGAGGCGGTGGAACGCGTCGCCGGGCGCGCGATCTGGATGAAATCCGGGCGACTGGCTTTGGATGGGGCGGCGCGTGACGTTGTGGCGGCGTATCGTGAGAGCGAGGCATAG
- a CDS encoding ABC transporter permease: MALRTGDASLIANLRELASYRELIRNLMVRDIKVRYKNSALGFFWSLINPMAQVFIITLVFKFVIRIGFNNYSAYVLAGFLPWTFFQMAVLDASQSILLHGALLKKVYIPREAIPISIVLSNLVHFLLALGVLFVYMGVLGIEFTWKLALLPPIILMHFLLTLGVGLLVSCANVFYEDIKYVMTVGLNLMYYMVPVIYVLEQLANIPPRFPWLYAHRETVLWLYQLNPLAVWITAYRRVLLPPVPVSIGYAPLSPLVIIVASIMSIAIAVLGYAVFNRYKWDFAENL; this comes from the coding sequence GTGGCACTGAGGACCGGAGACGCGAGCCTCATAGCGAATCTGCGCGAGTTGGCGAGCTATCGCGAACTCATCCGCAACCTCATGGTACGGGACATCAAGGTCCGGTACAAGAACTCGGCGCTCGGCTTCTTCTGGTCTCTCATCAATCCGATGGCCCAGGTGTTTATCATCACGCTGGTCTTCAAATTCGTCATCCGGATCGGATTCAATAACTATTCCGCGTACGTCCTTGCGGGCTTCTTGCCATGGACATTCTTTCAGATGGCCGTTCTGGACGCATCGCAGAGCATCCTTCTTCACGGCGCGTTGCTCAAGAAGGTTTATATACCACGCGAAGCGATCCCAATCAGCATCGTGCTCAGCAACCTGGTGCATTTTCTGCTGGCCCTGGGCGTCCTCTTCGTCTATATGGGTGTTCTCGGCATCGAGTTCACGTGGAAACTGGCGCTGCTCCCTCCGATCATCCTGATGCATTTCCTCCTCACGCTCGGAGTGGGGCTGCTCGTTTCGTGCGCGAACGTTTTCTATGAGGACATCAAATATGTAATGACGGTTGGTCTCAACCTGATGTACTACATGGTGCCGGTGATCTACGTTCTGGAACAATTGGCCAATATACCCCCCCGGTTTCCCTGGTTGTACGCGCATCGCGAGACGGTGTTGTGGTTGTACCAACTGAACCCGCTTGCAGTGTGGATTACGGCCTACCGACGCGTTTTGCTCCCGCCGGTCCCGGTGTCCATTGGCTACGCGCCTTTGTCACCCCTGGTCATCATCGTGGCATCGATCATGTCGATCGCGATCGCGGTTCTGGGCTATGCGGTGTTCAACCGGTATAAGTGGGACTTTGCGGAGAACCTCTGA
- a CDS encoding histidine kinase dimerization/phosphoacceptor domain -containing protein, translated as MRHKGRDRAIRPQSTSESIPTLPREFPPSPEWRAAQHRVRNDLQTIGALWRIARRRATSDELAEAFPSWLNALAAIYDSLPLWQSDERVAIGDLLAALRSRCDFGAQFEFELIGETCVPAQMAVAGALAVSDLLSFSAASSEPGSIIKVTTTSDNDVTRIETAFVSRPTPADWPPLGLAVAAEAVGAQYASHPDGDQAGAVLVMPWH; from the coding sequence CTGAGGCACAAAGGGAGGGATCGCGCCATCAGACCACAATCGACATCGGAGAGCATCCCCACCCTGCCCCGGGAGTTCCCCCCATCTCCGGAGTGGCGGGCAGCCCAGCACCGCGTCCGTAACGACCTTCAGACAATCGGCGCGCTGTGGCGTATCGCACGGCGTCGCGCTACGTCCGACGAACTCGCGGAGGCCTTCCCATCGTGGCTCAATGCGCTTGCGGCTATCTATGACTCTTTACCGCTATGGCAATCGGACGAGAGGGTGGCCATTGGGGACCTGTTGGCCGCGCTGCGGTCACGATGCGATTTTGGCGCACAATTCGAATTTGAGCTCATTGGCGAAACGTGTGTGCCGGCTCAGATGGCGGTGGCCGGCGCTCTCGCCGTATCGGATCTGCTCTCCTTCAGCGCGGCTTCATCCGAGCCCGGATCGATTATCAAGGTCACGACAACGAGCGATAACGACGTGACCCGGATCGAGACCGCGTTTGTCTCCCGGCCGACCCCGGCCGACTGGCCGCCTCTGGGCCTCGCCGTCGCCGCCGAAGCGGTCGGGGCCCAATACGCGTCCCACCCGGACGGTGACCAGGCTGGGGCTGTTCTGGTGATGCCGTGGCACTGA
- a CDS encoding response regulator, translated as MALRILIADDEPIARLDLREMLASLGHKVVAEAADGDTALKLARETHPSIAMLDIRMPGLDGLEVAHTLAVERIAPTLILSAYTDQEYLDRSREAGCLCYLVKPFRQSDLAPAIAMTLALSDRLTGLQTELRNLQESVLTRKAVDHAKGILMDKYGTKENDAFRQIQLESMSSRRTLREVAESIIDADRVMSGDF; from the coding sequence ATGGCGCTCCGCATACTTATCGCGGATGACGAACCGATTGCGCGGTTGGACTTGCGAGAAATGCTGGCGTCACTTGGTCACAAGGTCGTCGCCGAGGCCGCTGATGGCGACACGGCCCTGAAACTCGCTCGCGAAACCCATCCATCCATTGCAATGCTGGATATCCGTATGCCCGGCCTCGATGGGCTGGAAGTCGCCCATACGCTCGCCGTTGAGCGCATTGCCCCCACGCTCATTCTGTCCGCTTACACCGATCAGGAATACCTGGACCGATCCCGCGAAGCCGGGTGCCTCTGCTATCTCGTGAAGCCGTTCCGGCAGAGCGACCTGGCTCCCGCTATCGCGATGACGCTGGCCCTCAGCGACCGCCTCACCGGGCTCCAAACCGAACTCCGCAACCTCCAGGAATCCGTGCTGACGCGAAAAGCGGTCGATCACGCGAAGGGCATCCTTATGGACAAATATGGCACGAAGGAGAACGATGCCTTTCGCCAGATTCAATTGGAAAGCATGAGCTCGCGCCGAACGCTTCGCGAAGTCGCTGAATCCATCATAGACGCTGATCGCGTTATGTCCGGCGACTTCTGA